Below is a window of Edaphobacter bradus DNA.
ACGATCCGGCGTTCGAGATGGTGAAGCGGTTGGCGGCAGAGGCGGGCGTCTTTGGCGGGTCGAGCGCCGGGGCCGTGGTCTGCGCGTGTGTGGAGGTGGCCCGGGACCTGAGCCCCGGGAAGCGTGTCGTGACGGTGATTCCGGACTCGGCGGAGCGGTATCTCTCGAAGGGATTGTTGGGATAGGTTTCGATGTGCTCCGCGACGTATCGTGGCGCAATGAGAAAAATGCGGGGGTTCTTCGCTCCGCTCAGAATGACTGCTTTAAGTGAGGGGATATGCACGGAAAAAAGATGGGGTTTGCGACGCGGGCGATTCATGATGGTCAGGAGCCGGATGAGCTGACAGGCGCGGTGAATGTGCCGATCTATTTGACCTCGACGTATCAGCAGGAGGCGATCGGGAAGAACAAGGGCCATGAGTATGCTCGGCTGACTAATCCGACGCGCGATGCTCTGGAGGAGAGCTTGTGCTCGCTCGAGGACGGGACGAGCGCGCACGTGTTTGGCTCGGGCATGGCGGCGATTACGGCGATGTGCACAATGATGAAGTCGGGCGATCATGTGGTTTGCTCAGACAATGTGTACGGTGGGACGCAGCGGGTCTTCGACCAGGTGCTGGCGAATTACGGGTTGACGTTTACTTATGTCGACTCGAGCGCTGCGGAAAATGTGGCGGCGGCGATTACTCCAGCGACAAAGCTGGTGCACATCGAGACGCCGACGAATCCGATGATGGCGATCACGGACATTCGCGCGGTGGCAGATATCTGCCATGCGCGGGGCATCGAGTTGAGCGTCGATAACACTTTCTTATCGCCCTATTTGCAGCAGCCTATCGCGTTGGGCGCCGATATCGTGATGCACTCGACGACGAAGTTCCTGAACGGCCACTCGGACGGGCTGGGCGGCGTGCTGGTTTGCACGAAGCCGGAGCAGGCGGAACGGTTCCGGTTTGTGCAGAAGTGCACGGGCGGGATTTTGTCGCCGTTTGAGAGCTATCTGCTGCTGCGTGGGGTGAAGACGCTCGCGGTGCGGATGAAGCAGCATGATGCCAACGGGCGTGTGGTTGCCGATTTCCTGAAGCAGCATCCGGCGGTGAAGAAGGTGTTCTATCCGGGGCTCAAGGAGCATCCGCAGCATGAGTTGGCGAAGCGGCAGCAGCGCGGATTCGGGTCGATGATCTCGATCGAACTGGGGTCGCTGGAGAATGCGAACCGGTTTGCGCAGCGGCTGAAGCTCGGGTTTCTGGCGGAGTCGCTGGGCGGGGTGGAGACGCTGATCTGCCATCCGGCGACGATGACCCATGCGGCGGTTGGGGCGGAGGGTAGGGCTCGGCTTGGGATTACGGATGGGCTGATGCGGATCTCGGTCGGAATTGAGGATGCGGAGGACATCATCGCCGATCTGAAGCAGGCTTTGGAGGGGTAGGCCCTCCCCGTGTTTTTTGTGCAAAATCTTCATTTTATTTGGTTTAAGCCTGGACTTGTTTTGCAAGATATTCCATCTAAAAG
It encodes the following:
- a CDS encoding trans-sulfuration enzyme family protein, which encodes MHGKKMGFATRAIHDGQEPDELTGAVNVPIYLTSTYQQEAIGKNKGHEYARLTNPTRDALEESLCSLEDGTSAHVFGSGMAAITAMCTMMKSGDHVVCSDNVYGGTQRVFDQVLANYGLTFTYVDSSAAENVAAAITPATKLVHIETPTNPMMAITDIRAVADICHARGIELSVDNTFLSPYLQQPIALGADIVMHSTTKFLNGHSDGLGGVLVCTKPEQAERFRFVQKCTGGILSPFESYLLLRGVKTLAVRMKQHDANGRVVADFLKQHPAVKKVFYPGLKEHPQHELAKRQQRGFGSMISIELGSLENANRFAQRLKLGFLAESLGGVETLICHPATMTHAAVGAEGRARLGITDGLMRISVGIEDAEDIIADLKQALEG